In one window of Episyrphus balteatus chromosome 3, idEpiBalt1.1, whole genome shotgun sequence DNA:
- the LOC129916912 gene encoding ubiquinol-cytochrome-c reductase complex assembly factor 2 produces the protein MSSQYRQFLKILEKWPLDKNKQGRDIAEHLRSLLPILQQPDRSTTAEQMEHINKQNDALNRLSKNIYFSTYKREHHSTATGLSANQCSQVLSSEFLQYLKEQKD, from the exons ATGTCTTCACAATACCGGCAATTTctgaaaatattggaaaaatggCCTTTGGATAAAAATAAGCAAGGACG agATATAGCGGAACACTTAAGGTCTCTACTTCCCATTCTACAACAACCAGATAGATCAACAACAGCTGAACAAATGGaacatataaacaaacaaaatgatgCTTTGAATAGGCtttcgaaaaatatatatttttctacgTATAAACGTGAACACCATTCGACCGCAACTGGCCTTTCGGCTAACCAATGCAGCCAGGTGCTATCGTCAGAGTTCCTGCAATActtaaaagaacaaaaagattaa